In Brassica rapa cultivar Chiifu-401-42 chromosome A06, CAAS_Brap_v3.01, whole genome shotgun sequence, a single window of DNA contains:
- the LOC103873406 gene encoding protein HESO1 isoform X1 — protein sequence MDSRSGVAEENTVSSKGIRKKVKNSESVALQRYKIDTYNLVDLDKVLNDVYCSCRPVSADYEARKDTLKHINALAFDIYGDSKGDRPVLKAYGSFAMDMFFARSDLDVSINFGDGVSELPRDSKLQILERFAEKLHSLQGEGHVRNVVSILSARVPIVRFLDQRTCVECDLAVDSKEGVLNSRIIQIISQIDDRFHKLCLLIKHWAKAHDVNSALSNTLNSISITLLVAHHLQVATLCWIATSHSPFFSFFVFLSSVLMQTQDPPILPPFSLLFKDGVDPPNVEKRTQEFLNKEKRNKESLGRLFVTFFVKLQSVEFLWRQGLCVSLRSGLWISKRWRRAGVGINVEDFLDVSQNVARVVNDRGAKKIYSSINQTVEELFEFLNGKIDGAHLKDKLFVPQPLVEPPLVPQVEVYHQPPHHNYRCDEFKGHHNKRPRFGNGGEEPIHAAGDDSHAIDLPPPPPPFGRVYRIYCDKFGPQNLP from the exons ATGGACTCTCGAAGTGGTGTGGCTGAGGAAAATACTGTTTCAAGTAAAG GGATTCGAAAGAAGGTGAAGAACTCTGAGTCAGTAGCGTTACAGAGATACAAGATTGATACTTACAACTTAGTGGATCTTGATAAGGTTTTGAATGATGTCTACTGCTCTTGTCGACCTGTTTCTGCTGACTACGAAGCTAGGAAGGATACTTTGAAACACATCAACGCATTGGCTTTTGATATCTATG GAGATTCTAAGGGTGACAGGCCGGTCCTCAAGGCGTATGGGTCTTTTGCGATGGATATGTTTTTCGCGCGGAGTGATTTAGATGTGTCTATTAACTTTGGTGATGGAGTATCTGAGCTTCCTCGTGATTCGAAGCTCCAAATCCTTGAAAGATTTGCGGAAAAGCTCCACTCTTTGCAGG GAGAAGGGCATGTTAGGAATGTTGTTTCTATCCTCAGTGCTAGGGTGCCAATTGTTAGGTTCCTTGATCAAAGGACTTGTGTTGAATGTGATTTGGCTGTCGATAGCAAAGAAGGCGTATTGAATTCACGGATCATTCAGATTATTTCTCAGATTGATGACAGGTTTCACAAACTTTGTCTCTTG ATTAAGCATTGGGCCAAAGCACACGATGTTAACAGTGCGTTAAGCAACACTCTGAATTCTATATCTATAACGTTGCTAGTTGCTCATCATTTACAGGTAGCCACTCTTTGTTGGATTGCCACTAGTCACTCtccttttttttcattttttgtttttttatcttctGTGTTAATGCAGACTCAAGATCCTCCCATTCTACCTCCATTCTCTCTACTATTTAAAG atGGAGTTGATCCTCCCAATGTTGAGAAAAGGACGCAGGAGTTCTTGAACAAGGAGAAGCGAAATAAAGAATCTTTGGGTAGACTCTTTGTAACGTTTTTTGTCAAG CTGCAATCTGTAGAGTTCCTATGGAGACAAGGACTCTGCGTCAGTTTGCGGAGTGGTCTTTGGATATCCAAAAGGTGGAGAAGAGCTGGTGTCGGGATtaat GTTGAGGATTTTTTAGACGTGTCTCAAAATGTTGCAAGGGTGGTTAATGACAGAGGAGCTAAAAAGATATACAGTTCTATAAATCAAACTGTCGAGGAACTTTTTGAATTTCTTAATGGCAAGATCGATGGAGCACATCTCAAAGACAAGTTGTTTGTCCCCCAACCCCTTGTGGAGCCTCCTCTTGTGCCGCAAGTCGAAGTTTACCATCAACCACCTCATCACAACTACAGATGTGATGAGTTTAAGGGTCATCACAACAAAAGGCCTCGTTTTGGAAATGGTGGTGAAGAACCAATCCATGCAGCAGGTGACGACAGTCATGCAATTGATCTgccaccgccaccaccacctTTTGGCAGAGTTTATAGAATTTATTGTGATAAATTCGGTCCTCAAAACCTCCCCTGA
- the LOC103873406 gene encoding protein HESO1 isoform X2 encodes MDSRSGVAEENTVSSKGIRKKVKNSESVALQRYKIDTYNLVDLDKVLNDVYCSCRPVSADYEARKDTLKHINALAFDIYGDSKGDRPVLKAYGSFAMDMFFARSDLDVSINFGDGVSELPRDSKLQILERFAEKLHSLQGEGHVRNVVSILSARVPIVRFLDQRTCVECDLAVDSKEGVLNSRIIQIISQIDDRFHKLCLLIKHWAKAHDVNSALSNTLNSISITLLVAHHLQTQDPPILPPFSLLFKDGVDPPNVEKRTQEFLNKEKRNKESLGRLFVTFFVKLQSVEFLWRQGLCVSLRSGLWISKRWRRAGVGINVEDFLDVSQNVARVVNDRGAKKIYSSINQTVEELFEFLNGKIDGAHLKDKLFVPQPLVEPPLVPQVEVYHQPPHHNYRCDEFKGHHNKRPRFGNGGEEPIHAAGDDSHAIDLPPPPPPFGRVYRIYCDKFGPQNLP; translated from the exons ATGGACTCTCGAAGTGGTGTGGCTGAGGAAAATACTGTTTCAAGTAAAG GGATTCGAAAGAAGGTGAAGAACTCTGAGTCAGTAGCGTTACAGAGATACAAGATTGATACTTACAACTTAGTGGATCTTGATAAGGTTTTGAATGATGTCTACTGCTCTTGTCGACCTGTTTCTGCTGACTACGAAGCTAGGAAGGATACTTTGAAACACATCAACGCATTGGCTTTTGATATCTATG GAGATTCTAAGGGTGACAGGCCGGTCCTCAAGGCGTATGGGTCTTTTGCGATGGATATGTTTTTCGCGCGGAGTGATTTAGATGTGTCTATTAACTTTGGTGATGGAGTATCTGAGCTTCCTCGTGATTCGAAGCTCCAAATCCTTGAAAGATTTGCGGAAAAGCTCCACTCTTTGCAGG GAGAAGGGCATGTTAGGAATGTTGTTTCTATCCTCAGTGCTAGGGTGCCAATTGTTAGGTTCCTTGATCAAAGGACTTGTGTTGAATGTGATTTGGCTGTCGATAGCAAAGAAGGCGTATTGAATTCACGGATCATTCAGATTATTTCTCAGATTGATGACAGGTTTCACAAACTTTGTCTCTTG ATTAAGCATTGGGCCAAAGCACACGATGTTAACAGTGCGTTAAGCAACACTCTGAATTCTATATCTATAACGTTGCTAGTTGCTCATCATTTACAG ACTCAAGATCCTCCCATTCTACCTCCATTCTCTCTACTATTTAAAG atGGAGTTGATCCTCCCAATGTTGAGAAAAGGACGCAGGAGTTCTTGAACAAGGAGAAGCGAAATAAAGAATCTTTGGGTAGACTCTTTGTAACGTTTTTTGTCAAG CTGCAATCTGTAGAGTTCCTATGGAGACAAGGACTCTGCGTCAGTTTGCGGAGTGGTCTTTGGATATCCAAAAGGTGGAGAAGAGCTGGTGTCGGGATtaat GTTGAGGATTTTTTAGACGTGTCTCAAAATGTTGCAAGGGTGGTTAATGACAGAGGAGCTAAAAAGATATACAGTTCTATAAATCAAACTGTCGAGGAACTTTTTGAATTTCTTAATGGCAAGATCGATGGAGCACATCTCAAAGACAAGTTGTTTGTCCCCCAACCCCTTGTGGAGCCTCCTCTTGTGCCGCAAGTCGAAGTTTACCATCAACCACCTCATCACAACTACAGATGTGATGAGTTTAAGGGTCATCACAACAAAAGGCCTCGTTTTGGAAATGGTGGTGAAGAACCAATCCATGCAGCAGGTGACGACAGTCATGCAATTGATCTgccaccgccaccaccacctTTTGGCAGAGTTTATAGAATTTATTGTGATAAATTCGGTCCTCAAAACCTCCCCTGA
- the LOC103873407 gene encoding uncharacterized protein YKR070W: protein MNNFRIIARNSLRRRDFSVRSPPSRSFCNLSQESNRQSYGIAFDIDGVILLGSSPVGGSPAALRRLYDDSGALKIPFLFLTNGGGLPESKRASEMTHLLGVPVSPFQMVQAHSPFRKLANRFGNELVVAAGKGEPAAVMSNYGFKNVVSLDEYASYFDNIDPLAPYKKWMTGQQVHKETTRSRANVVSERVQAAFIVSDPVDWSRDIQVLCDILRTGGLPGKESGPQPLLYFANDDLDYQTKFPTERLGMGAFRIALESVFNRIHDNPLEYTSFGKPNPFVFKNAEDVLKEIPTSHSNQGSHHFKTLYMVGDNPKIDIRGARQAGSPWFSILTRTGVFKGKDNHPEFPADLVVDTVEEAVDFILTRESAKRSLI, encoded by the exons atgaataattttaGAATCATCGCGAGAAATTCGCTGCGGCGGCGGGATTTTAGTGTCCGATCACCACCGTCTCGTTCATTCTGTAACCTCTCCCAGGAATCGAATCG ACAGTCTTATGGCATTGCATTCGACATCGATGGTGTTATCCTTCTGGGTTCCTCCCCCGTTGGTGGCTCCCCTGCTGCCCTCCGCCGACTCTACGATGATTCCG GTGCTTTGAAGATACCTTTCTTATTCTTGACTAATG GAGGTGGCCTGCCTGAATCTAAACGGGCCTCTGAGATGACTCATTTATTAGGTGTTCCTGTTTCTCCATTCCAG ATGGTACAAGCACATTCACCTTTCCGAAAACTAGCCAATAG GTTTGGAAACGAGCTCGTTGTTGCGGCTGGAAAAGGGGAACCTGCCGCGGTGATGTCTAATTATGGTTTCAA AAACGTGGTTTCATTGGACGAATATGCCTCTTACTTTGACAACATTGATCCCTTGGCCCCATATAAGAAATGGATGACCGGACAACAAGTTCACAAGGAGACTACTAGATCAAGAGCAAATGTTGTATCCGAGAGAGTTCAGGCAGCATTTATTGTTAGTGATCCTGTTGATTGGAGCCGAGACATCCAG gTCCTTTGTGACATTTTACGAACTGGAGGACTTCCTGGGAAAGAAAGTGGACCTCAACCTCTTTTGTACTTTGCTAACGACGATTTAGACTACCAG acaaAGTTTCCTACTGAACGTCTTGGCATGGGAGCTTTTCGAATCGCTTTAGAATCCGTATTCAACAG AATCCATGATAACCCTCTGGAGTACACATCTTTTGGGAAACCAAATCCATTCGTGTTCAAGAACGCAGAAGATGTTCTCAAAGAGATCCCTACATCCCACTCAAACCAAGGAAGTCACCACTTCAAGACGCTATATATGGTCGGAGACAACCCTAAAATCGACATCAGAGGGGCACGACAG GCCGGGAGTCCTTGGTTCTCAATCTTGACAAGAACCGGAGTTTTCAAAGGGAAAGATAATCATCCTGAGTTTCCTGCTGATCTG gtagTTGACACAGTAGAGGAAGCAGTTGATTTCATCTTGACAAGAGAGTCAGCAAAGCGAAGCTTGATTTGA